The following are encoded together in the Ooceraea biroi isolate clonal line C1 chromosome 2, Obir_v5.4, whole genome shotgun sequence genome:
- the LOC105279191 gene encoding INO80 complex subunit B isoform X1 — protein MGKPRDVSTEEEINLETGDVPPQKRHKKHKHKKHKKKKLLHDDSDAFVDISTDTDRKKSFRIKMKKEDERGLDKREKILKTCSLSAATISTASSPKATTKKKIPKSNRGKDSGTSSEEERWLDAIESGKLEEVDDELKKIKPKDPKLMTARQRAMFERKTDTEPNSGIEQLMSLPTGYKEKVMTAEAIQKAALKSLKRKQLADEKREKDKKKTMERLLKKQESKASKIISKGKLSRRQVPLVTYRLTIEGSSISLPPGEDFPLCRAKEKSPPKRILCGVNQCKNPKKYSCSKTGIPLCSLECYKANLLIFT, from the exons ATGGGCAAACCGAGGGACGTGAGCACGGAAGAGGAGATTAATTTAG AGACGGGCGATGTCCCACCACAAAAGAGACACAAGaaacataaacataaaaaacacAAGAAGAAAAAGCTTCTGCATGATGACAGCGATGCTTTCGTTGACATCTCGACTGATACCGATCGCAAGAAGAGCTTTaggataaaaatgaagaaggaAGATGAAAGAGG TTTAGATAAACGCGaaaagatattgaaaacgtgTAGTTTGAGTGCGGCTACTATAAGTACTGCATCATCCCCAAAAGCAACCACAAAGAAAAAGATCCCAAAGAGTAACAGAGGTAAAGACAGTGGAACCAGTAGCGAGGAAGAAAGATGGCTCGATGCTATCGAGTCTGGCAAACTGGAGGAG GTTGACGATgaattgaagaaaattaagCCAAAGGATCCTAAACTAATGACGGCTCGACAAAGAGCAATGTTTGAGAGAAAAACTGACACAGAGCCAAATTCAGGTATCGAGCAACTAATGTCATTACCCACTGGCTACAAGGAAAAAGTCATGACCGCAGAAGCTATACAGAAAGCTGCTCTAAAGTCTTTGAAGCGCAAACAGCTTGCtgatgagaaaagagaaaaggataag AAAAAGACAATGGAAAGACTACTTAAGAAACAAGAATCGAAAGCATCCAAGATCATCAGTAAAGGAAAATTATCTAGGCGACAAGTGCCGTTAGTGACGTATCGCTTAACGATCGAAGGGAGTTCTATATCCTTACCACCCGGTGAAGATTTTCCATTGTGTCGCGCCAAAGA GAAAAGTCCACCGAAACGGATCCTTTGCGGTGTAAATCAATGCAAAAATCCcaaaaaatattcatgttCTAAAACTGGAATACCATTGTGTAGTTTAGAATGTTATAAAGCAAATCTTCTTATATTCACATGA
- the LOC105279191 gene encoding INO80 complex subunit B isoform X2, which produces MGKPRDVSTEEEINLETGDVPPQKRHKKHKHKKHKKKKLLHDDSDAFVDISTDTDRKKSFRIKMKKEDERGLDKREKILKTCSLSAATISTASSPKATTKKKIPKSNRGKDSGTSSEEERWLDAIESGKLEEVDDELKKIKPKDPKLMTARQRAMFERKTDTEPNSGIEQLMSLPTGYKEKVMTAEAIQKAALKSLKRKQLADEKREKDKKKTMERLLKKQESKASKIISKGKLSRRQVPLVTYRLTIEGSSISLPPGEDFPLCRAKENVC; this is translated from the exons ATGGGCAAACCGAGGGACGTGAGCACGGAAGAGGAGATTAATTTAG AGACGGGCGATGTCCCACCACAAAAGAGACACAAGaaacataaacataaaaaacacAAGAAGAAAAAGCTTCTGCATGATGACAGCGATGCTTTCGTTGACATCTCGACTGATACCGATCGCAAGAAGAGCTTTaggataaaaatgaagaaggaAGATGAAAGAGG TTTAGATAAACGCGaaaagatattgaaaacgtgTAGTTTGAGTGCGGCTACTATAAGTACTGCATCATCCCCAAAAGCAACCACAAAGAAAAAGATCCCAAAGAGTAACAGAGGTAAAGACAGTGGAACCAGTAGCGAGGAAGAAAGATGGCTCGATGCTATCGAGTCTGGCAAACTGGAGGAG GTTGACGATgaattgaagaaaattaagCCAAAGGATCCTAAACTAATGACGGCTCGACAAAGAGCAATGTTTGAGAGAAAAACTGACACAGAGCCAAATTCAGGTATCGAGCAACTAATGTCATTACCCACTGGCTACAAGGAAAAAGTCATGACCGCAGAAGCTATACAGAAAGCTGCTCTAAAGTCTTTGAAGCGCAAACAGCTTGCtgatgagaaaagagaaaaggataag AAAAAGACAATGGAAAGACTACTTAAGAAACAAGAATCGAAAGCATCCAAGATCATCAGTAAAGGAAAATTATCTAGGCGACAAGTGCCGTTAGTGACGTATCGCTTAACGATCGAAGGGAGTTCTATATCCTTACCACCCGGTGAAGATTTTCCATTGTGTCGCGCCAAAGA GAATGTTTGTTAA